The Camelus dromedarius isolate mCamDro1 chromosome 25, mCamDro1.pat, whole genome shotgun sequence genome has a segment encoding these proteins:
- the ADA2 gene encoding adenosine deaminase 2 isoform X1 — protein sequence MPAPRALPSLLLALAVSALGSAASRDPARDQLLTREKAMRVGGLLVLEEEEQLADQRLRALKEAEMLEAAQTGTFPPSMHFFQAKRLVERSAVFRVLQKMPKGAALHVHDFGIVSMDWLVKNVTYRPHCYFCHTRKGTMLFRFAHPSPPKPEPAECSEWVLLEKVRKGLQNVTEFDQSSLLRSFTLVTESPQVTYANQDMVWAKFQTIFLSLSGLVNHAPVFRDYIFRGLEEFYQDNVLYLELRTTLFPVYELNGTVHSLEWSVRTYEEVARAFAEKHPGFIGIKLIYSDHRFKNVSCIKKSVQTAMKLRAQFPRMVAGFDLVGREDTGHSLYYYREALMIPALHGVKLPYFFHAGETDWQGTAADGNLLDALLLNSTRIGHGFALSKHPAVWADSWKKDIPVEVCPISNQVLKLVSDMRNHPAAVLMATGYPMVISSDDPAAFGAKGLSHDFYEAFMGIGGVTADLRTLKQLAMNSLKYSALSEGEKKVAMEAWEERWHKFVAELARGPE from the exons ATGCCAGCGCCAcgtgccctgccctccctgctgctgGCCCTGGCCGTGTCTGCCCTCGGCTCGGCCGCGTCCAGAGACCCAGCGCGGGACCAGCTGCTGACACGAGAGAAGGCGATGCGGGTAGGGGGCCTGCtggtgctggaggaggaggagcaacTGGCGGACCAGAGGCTCCGGGCCCTCAAGGAGGCTGAGATGCTGGAGGCGGCGCAGACCGGGACCTTCCCGCCCAGCATGCACTTCTTCCAGGCCAAGCGCCTCGTGGAGCGGAGTGCGGTGTTCCGGGTCCTGCAGAAGATGCCGAAAg GGGCGGCCTTACACGTCCATGACTTTGGCATCGTGAGTATGGACTGGCTGGTGAAAAATGTCACCTACAGGCCCCACTGCTACTTCTGCCACACCCGGAAGGGGACCATGCTGTTCAGATTTGCTCACCCAAGCCCCCCGAAACCGGAGCCAGCAGAATGTTCCGAGTGggttttgctggagaaagttcGAAAGGGGCTGCAGAACGTCACTGAGTTTGACCAGAG CAGCCTGCTGAGAAGTTTCACCCTTGTGACCGAGAGCCCCCAGGTGACCTACGCAAACCAAGACATGGTCTGGGCCAAGTTTCAAACCATCTTCTTGTCGCTCTCCGGCCTCGTGAATCATGCACCAGTGTTCAGAGACTATATCTTCCGTGGCCTGGAGGAGTTCTACCAGGACAACGTGCTCTACCTGGAGCTCAGGACCACGCTGTTCCCG GTGTATGAACTGAATGGGACGGTTCACAGCCTAGAGTGGTCGGTGAGGACGTATGAGGAAGTGGCTCGAGCGTTTGCAGAAAAGCATCCTGGGTTCATCGGAATCAAACTCATTTATTCGGATCACCG ATTCAAAAATGTGTCCTGCATCAAAAAATCCGTCCAAACAGCCATGAAACTTCGTGCCCAGTTCCCCAGGATGGTGGCTGGGTTTGATCTG GTGGGGCGTGAGGACACGGGCCACTCGCTGTATTACTACAGGGAGGCTTTGATGATCCCAGCCTTGCATGGCGTGAAACTGCCTTACTTCTTCCACGCCGGAGAGACAG ACTGGCAGGGAACTGCCGCAGACGGAAACCTTCTGGACGCCCTGCTACTGAACTCCACCAGGATCGGCCATGGGTTTGCCCTGAGCAAACACCCAGCCGTCTGGGCTGACTCCTGGAAGAAAGACATCCCCGTGGAGGTCTGCCCCATCTCCAACCAG GTTCTGAAGCTGGTGTCCGACATGAGAAACCACCCCGCTGCTGTACTCATGGCCACTGGGTACCCCATGGTGATCAGCTCTGATGACCCTGCTGCCTTTGGGGCCAAAGGCTTGTCCCACGATTTCTACGAGGCCTTCATGGGCATCGGCGGGGTGACGGCCGACCTGAGGACACTCAAACAGCTGGCCATGAACTCGCTCAA GTACAGCGCCCTGTCGGAGGGTGAGAAGAAGGTTGCCATGGAAGCCTGGGAGGAGAGATGGCATAAGTTTGTGGCCGAGCTGGCCAGGGGCCCAGAGTGA
- the ADA2 gene encoding adenosine deaminase 2 isoform X4 gives MDWLVKNVTYRPHCYFCHTRKGTMLFRFAHPSPPKPEPAECSEWVLLEKVRKGLQNVTEFDQSSLLRSFTLVTESPQVTYANQDMVWAKFQTIFLSLSGLVNHAPVFRDYIFRGLEEFYQDNVLYLELRTTLFPVYELNGTVHSLEWSVRTYEEVARAFAEKHPGFIGIKLIYSDHRFKNVSCIKKSVQTAMKLRAQFPRMVAGFDLVGREDTGHSLYYYREALMIPALHGVKLPYFFHAGETDWQGTAADGNLLDALLLNSTRIGHGFALSKHPAVWADSWKKDIPVEVCPISNQVLKLVSDMRNHPAAVLMATGYPMVISSDDPAAFGAKGLSHDFYEAFMGIGGVTADLRTLKQLAMNSLKYSALSEGEKKVAMEAWEERWHKFVAELARGPE, from the exons ATGGACTGGCTGGTGAAAAATGTCACCTACAGGCCCCACTGCTACTTCTGCCACACCCGGAAGGGGACCATGCTGTTCAGATTTGCTCACCCAAGCCCCCCGAAACCGGAGCCAGCAGAATGTTCCGAGTGggttttgctggagaaagttcGAAAGGGGCTGCAGAACGTCACTGAGTTTGACCAGAG CAGCCTGCTGAGAAGTTTCACCCTTGTGACCGAGAGCCCCCAGGTGACCTACGCAAACCAAGACATGGTCTGGGCCAAGTTTCAAACCATCTTCTTGTCGCTCTCCGGCCTCGTGAATCATGCACCAGTGTTCAGAGACTATATCTTCCGTGGCCTGGAGGAGTTCTACCAGGACAACGTGCTCTACCTGGAGCTCAGGACCACGCTGTTCCCG GTGTATGAACTGAATGGGACGGTTCACAGCCTAGAGTGGTCGGTGAGGACGTATGAGGAAGTGGCTCGAGCGTTTGCAGAAAAGCATCCTGGGTTCATCGGAATCAAACTCATTTATTCGGATCACCG ATTCAAAAATGTGTCCTGCATCAAAAAATCCGTCCAAACAGCCATGAAACTTCGTGCCCAGTTCCCCAGGATGGTGGCTGGGTTTGATCTG GTGGGGCGTGAGGACACGGGCCACTCGCTGTATTACTACAGGGAGGCTTTGATGATCCCAGCCTTGCATGGCGTGAAACTGCCTTACTTCTTCCACGCCGGAGAGACAG ACTGGCAGGGAACTGCCGCAGACGGAAACCTTCTGGACGCCCTGCTACTGAACTCCACCAGGATCGGCCATGGGTTTGCCCTGAGCAAACACCCAGCCGTCTGGGCTGACTCCTGGAAGAAAGACATCCCCGTGGAGGTCTGCCCCATCTCCAACCAG GTTCTGAAGCTGGTGTCCGACATGAGAAACCACCCCGCTGCTGTACTCATGGCCACTGGGTACCCCATGGTGATCAGCTCTGATGACCCTGCTGCCTTTGGGGCCAAAGGCTTGTCCCACGATTTCTACGAGGCCTTCATGGGCATCGGCGGGGTGACGGCCGACCTGAGGACACTCAAACAGCTGGCCATGAACTCGCTCAA GTACAGCGCCCTGTCGGAGGGTGAGAAGAAGGTTGCCATGGAAGCCTGGGAGGAGAGATGGCATAAGTTTGTGGCCGAGCTGGCCAGGGGCCCAGAGTGA
- the ADA2 gene encoding adenosine deaminase 2 isoform X3 — protein MSPTGPTATSATPGRGPCCSDLLTQAPRNRSQQNVPSGFCWRKFERGCRTSLSLTRGGFGRRTSSTCCSSLLRSFTLVTESPQVTYANQDMVWAKFQTIFLSLSGLVNHAPVFRDYIFRGLEEFYQDNVLYLELRTTLFPVYELNGTVHSLEWSVRTYEEVARAFAEKHPGFIGIKLIYSDHRFKNVSCIKKSVQTAMKLRAQFPRMVAGFDLVGREDTGHSLYYYREALMIPALHGVKLPYFFHAGETDWQGTAADGNLLDALLLNSTRIGHGFALSKHPAVWADSWKKDIPVEVCPISNQVLKLVSDMRNHPAAVLMATGYPMVISSDDPAAFGAKGLSHDFYEAFMGIGGVTADLRTLKQLAMNSLKYSALSEGEKKVAMEAWEERWHKFVAELARGPE, from the exons ATGTCACCTACAGGCCCCACTGCTACTTCTGCCACACCCGGAAGGGGACCATGCTGTTCAGATTTGCTCACCCAAGCCCCCCGAAACCGGAGCCAGCAGAATGTTCCGAGTGggttttgctggagaaagttcGAAAGGGGCTGCAGAACGTCACTGAGTTTGACCAGAGGTGGGTTCGGGAGGAGGACTTCGAGCACCTGTTGCAG CAGCCTGCTGAGAAGTTTCACCCTTGTGACCGAGAGCCCCCAGGTGACCTACGCAAACCAAGACATGGTCTGGGCCAAGTTTCAAACCATCTTCTTGTCGCTCTCCGGCCTCGTGAATCATGCACCAGTGTTCAGAGACTATATCTTCCGTGGCCTGGAGGAGTTCTACCAGGACAACGTGCTCTACCTGGAGCTCAGGACCACGCTGTTCCCG GTGTATGAACTGAATGGGACGGTTCACAGCCTAGAGTGGTCGGTGAGGACGTATGAGGAAGTGGCTCGAGCGTTTGCAGAAAAGCATCCTGGGTTCATCGGAATCAAACTCATTTATTCGGATCACCG ATTCAAAAATGTGTCCTGCATCAAAAAATCCGTCCAAACAGCCATGAAACTTCGTGCCCAGTTCCCCAGGATGGTGGCTGGGTTTGATCTG GTGGGGCGTGAGGACACGGGCCACTCGCTGTATTACTACAGGGAGGCTTTGATGATCCCAGCCTTGCATGGCGTGAAACTGCCTTACTTCTTCCACGCCGGAGAGACAG ACTGGCAGGGAACTGCCGCAGACGGAAACCTTCTGGACGCCCTGCTACTGAACTCCACCAGGATCGGCCATGGGTTTGCCCTGAGCAAACACCCAGCCGTCTGGGCTGACTCCTGGAAGAAAGACATCCCCGTGGAGGTCTGCCCCATCTCCAACCAG GTTCTGAAGCTGGTGTCCGACATGAGAAACCACCCCGCTGCTGTACTCATGGCCACTGGGTACCCCATGGTGATCAGCTCTGATGACCCTGCTGCCTTTGGGGCCAAAGGCTTGTCCCACGATTTCTACGAGGCCTTCATGGGCATCGGCGGGGTGACGGCCGACCTGAGGACACTCAAACAGCTGGCCATGAACTCGCTCAA GTACAGCGCCCTGTCGGAGGGTGAGAAGAAGGTTGCCATGGAAGCCTGGGAGGAGAGATGGCATAAGTTTGTGGCCGAGCTGGCCAGGGGCCCAGAGTGA
- the ADA2 gene encoding adenosine deaminase 2 isoform X2, which yields MPAPRALPSLLLALAVSALGSAASRDPARDQLLTREKAMRVGGLLVLEEEEQLADQRLRALKEAEMLEAAQTGTFPPSMHFFQAKRLVERSAVFRVLQKMPKGAALHVHDFGIVSMDWLVKNVTYRPHCYFCHTRKGTMLFRFAHPSPPKPEPAECSEWVLLEKVRKGLQNVTEFDQSLLRSFTLVTESPQVTYANQDMVWAKFQTIFLSLSGLVNHAPVFRDYIFRGLEEFYQDNVLYLELRTTLFPVYELNGTVHSLEWSVRTYEEVARAFAEKHPGFIGIKLIYSDHRFKNVSCIKKSVQTAMKLRAQFPRMVAGFDLVGREDTGHSLYYYREALMIPALHGVKLPYFFHAGETDWQGTAADGNLLDALLLNSTRIGHGFALSKHPAVWADSWKKDIPVEVCPISNQVLKLVSDMRNHPAAVLMATGYPMVISSDDPAAFGAKGLSHDFYEAFMGIGGVTADLRTLKQLAMNSLKYSALSEGEKKVAMEAWEERWHKFVAELARGPE from the exons ATGCCAGCGCCAcgtgccctgccctccctgctgctgGCCCTGGCCGTGTCTGCCCTCGGCTCGGCCGCGTCCAGAGACCCAGCGCGGGACCAGCTGCTGACACGAGAGAAGGCGATGCGGGTAGGGGGCCTGCtggtgctggaggaggaggagcaacTGGCGGACCAGAGGCTCCGGGCCCTCAAGGAGGCTGAGATGCTGGAGGCGGCGCAGACCGGGACCTTCCCGCCCAGCATGCACTTCTTCCAGGCCAAGCGCCTCGTGGAGCGGAGTGCGGTGTTCCGGGTCCTGCAGAAGATGCCGAAAg GGGCGGCCTTACACGTCCATGACTTTGGCATCGTGAGTATGGACTGGCTGGTGAAAAATGTCACCTACAGGCCCCACTGCTACTTCTGCCACACCCGGAAGGGGACCATGCTGTTCAGATTTGCTCACCCAAGCCCCCCGAAACCGGAGCCAGCAGAATGTTCCGAGTGggttttgctggagaaagttcGAAAGGGGCTGCAGAACGTCACTGAGTTTGACCAGAG CCTGCTGAGAAGTTTCACCCTTGTGACCGAGAGCCCCCAGGTGACCTACGCAAACCAAGACATGGTCTGGGCCAAGTTTCAAACCATCTTCTTGTCGCTCTCCGGCCTCGTGAATCATGCACCAGTGTTCAGAGACTATATCTTCCGTGGCCTGGAGGAGTTCTACCAGGACAACGTGCTCTACCTGGAGCTCAGGACCACGCTGTTCCCG GTGTATGAACTGAATGGGACGGTTCACAGCCTAGAGTGGTCGGTGAGGACGTATGAGGAAGTGGCTCGAGCGTTTGCAGAAAAGCATCCTGGGTTCATCGGAATCAAACTCATTTATTCGGATCACCG ATTCAAAAATGTGTCCTGCATCAAAAAATCCGTCCAAACAGCCATGAAACTTCGTGCCCAGTTCCCCAGGATGGTGGCTGGGTTTGATCTG GTGGGGCGTGAGGACACGGGCCACTCGCTGTATTACTACAGGGAGGCTTTGATGATCCCAGCCTTGCATGGCGTGAAACTGCCTTACTTCTTCCACGCCGGAGAGACAG ACTGGCAGGGAACTGCCGCAGACGGAAACCTTCTGGACGCCCTGCTACTGAACTCCACCAGGATCGGCCATGGGTTTGCCCTGAGCAAACACCCAGCCGTCTGGGCTGACTCCTGGAAGAAAGACATCCCCGTGGAGGTCTGCCCCATCTCCAACCAG GTTCTGAAGCTGGTGTCCGACATGAGAAACCACCCCGCTGCTGTACTCATGGCCACTGGGTACCCCATGGTGATCAGCTCTGATGACCCTGCTGCCTTTGGGGCCAAAGGCTTGTCCCACGATTTCTACGAGGCCTTCATGGGCATCGGCGGGGTGACGGCCGACCTGAGGACACTCAAACAGCTGGCCATGAACTCGCTCAA GTACAGCGCCCTGTCGGAGGGTGAGAAGAAGGTTGCCATGGAAGCCTGGGAGGAGAGATGGCATAAGTTTGTGGCCGAGCTGGCCAGGGGCCCAGAGTGA